In Pseudanabaena yagii GIHE-NHR1, the following proteins share a genomic window:
- a CDS encoding tetratricopeptide repeat protein: MSMNELIEDKIKNYTLALHVMRKKEDPSHKLEIDDHSEPPEVDKSTENQTPEPFNEQDALAILLARDELQDLLDQNHKLSPAQVFVIAELDTCLIENRNTLLKSINSEKVQKVLMPPEARWWWYMQLAEEPEVVSRWDRFDWLFNLLSVAFLAGFVSLTSEILPMVFSNGLGLIESLGFVGPGALLTVIASNFKGGENRDRFMKNVEKLGIPRKFCSEVTCFLAATLFGITYAVRQSLPDYYFRVSLKQGIKYYEENRLIRAEKELENALQLPDIEPERIQKVWNYLGKIEESVGRTKEAIEKYDRAILLGDKESLNNIARVYISSEQPDLMKAETYLKIGLERIANQEDQKNYELQYHFHRNLGWVYVESKRYKEAEQELENARTLTDKHLAGVTFKGSGMASCFLGHVYEKTDRADQAKPIWERCYKRARPETIAEYSAIVKYKPELAGKISTKDIF, from the coding sequence ATGTCAATGAATGAACTAATTGAAGACAAAATTAAAAATTATACACTCGCTCTCCATGTGATGCGAAAGAAAGAAGATCCTAGTCATAAATTAGAAATAGATGACCATAGTGAACCTCCAGAAGTAGATAAATCTACAGAGAATCAGACCCCTGAACCATTCAACGAACAAGATGCATTGGCAATCCTCTTAGCTAGAGATGAATTGCAAGATCTACTTGATCAAAACCACAAACTTTCGCCAGCACAGGTTTTTGTAATCGCTGAATTAGATACTTGTCTCATAGAGAACCGTAATACCCTTCTCAAGTCAATTAATTCAGAAAAAGTCCAAAAGGTTTTAATGCCACCAGAAGCAAGATGGTGGTGGTATATGCAACTCGCTGAAGAACCAGAAGTAGTATCTAGATGGGATCGATTTGATTGGCTATTTAATCTACTTAGCGTAGCCTTTTTGGCAGGATTTGTATCCCTAACTTCTGAAATTTTACCAATGGTCTTTTCTAATGGTTTAGGACTAATTGAATCCCTAGGATTTGTAGGGCCAGGAGCCTTACTGACAGTGATCGCCTCGAATTTCAAGGGAGGAGAAAATCGAGACAGATTCATGAAAAATGTGGAGAAATTAGGTATTCCTCGCAAATTTTGTAGTGAAGTGACTTGTTTTCTTGCTGCAACTTTGTTTGGGATTACTTATGCGGTACGTCAATCCTTACCTGATTATTACTTCAGAGTTTCCCTTAAGCAGGGGATTAAGTATTATGAAGAAAATAGACTCATTCGTGCTGAGAAAGAGCTAGAAAATGCTTTGCAACTTCCTGACATAGAACCAGAGAGAATCCAGAAGGTCTGGAATTATTTAGGAAAAATTGAAGAGTCTGTCGGTAGGACAAAGGAGGCGATCGAAAAATATGATCGCGCTATCTTGCTAGGCGATAAAGAATCACTTAATAATATTGCGCGAGTTTACATTAGTTCCGAACAACCAGATCTAATGAAGGCTGAGACATATCTAAAGATTGGTCTAGAGAGAATAGCGAATCAGGAAGATCAAAAAAATTACGAACTGCAATATCATTTTCATCGGAATTTAGGCTGGGTATATGTTGAGAGTAAGCGTTATAAGGAAGCAGAGCAGGAATTGGAAAATGCCAGAACGCTTACTGACAAGCATTTAGCAGGTGTAACTTTTAAAGGTTCAGGTATGGCATCTTGCTTTTTAGGACATGTTTATGAGAAGACTGATCGGGCAGATCAAGCCAAGCCAATTTGGGAACGTTGTTATAAGAGGGCAAGACCTGAAACGATCGCAGAATATAGTGCGATCGTCAAGTATAAACCTGAACTTGCAGGTAAGATTTCCACCAAGGATATTTTCTAG
- a CDS encoding DMT family transporter, producing MPLHQVSGRSRLGLALSLLTVLLWGLLAIALKIVLQELDPFTVTWFRFTVSGILLGGYLASRHKLPTWQQLRKVSLPIFLVAVGGLTLNYILFLIGVGKTSANNAQVITQIAPVIMGMASLVIFKEKYNYKQWGGVAILVCGLLLFSHDQVRSLITSFDTYMWGNALLVLGAIVWAFYGLAQKQLLLNLPSASVLLCLYLSASTLLAPMAHPQRVLTLSALPLTALIFCAFNTLIAYGAFAAALEHWEASRVSAVITLAPLVTLVASAILTNFVPQFLPPSPLTWLGYLGAIAVVFGSMVISLGANRNP from the coding sequence ATGCCTCTACATCAAGTTTCTGGTCGATCGCGTTTAGGTCTAGCGCTATCACTGCTTACGGTTTTGCTCTGGGGATTGCTAGCGATCGCTCTCAAGATAGTCCTACAGGAGCTAGATCCATTTACAGTTACTTGGTTTCGCTTTACTGTCTCAGGGATTTTGCTAGGGGGATACCTCGCTTCACGCCATAAATTACCAACGTGGCAACAACTACGCAAAGTTTCCCTACCCATTTTCTTAGTTGCCGTTGGGGGACTAACGCTGAACTATATTTTGTTTTTAATCGGGGTAGGCAAAACCTCTGCAAATAATGCTCAGGTAATTACGCAAATCGCTCCTGTAATCATGGGCATGGCTTCTTTAGTCATTTTTAAAGAGAAATATAACTATAAGCAATGGGGCGGTGTTGCGATTCTCGTTTGCGGATTGTTGCTCTTTTCCCATGACCAAGTGCGATCGCTAATTACTAGTTTTGATACCTATATGTGGGGCAATGCTCTGCTTGTATTAGGTGCGATCGTTTGGGCATTTTATGGACTAGCCCAAAAACAACTATTACTGAATCTCCCCTCAGCCTCAGTATTGTTGTGCCTATATCTCAGTGCCTCCACCTTATTAGCACCAATGGCACATCCGCAAAGAGTTCTCACTCTCTCAGCATTACCTCTGACAGCACTGATTTTTTGTGCATTTAATACTTTGATTGCCTATGGTGCATTTGCTGCTGCTCTTGAACATTGGGAAGCCTCACGGGTGAGCGCAGTGATTACCCTTGCGCCCCTTGTGACTTTAGTTGCTTCAGCAATCTTGACAAATTTTGTACCGCAGTTCTTACCACCTTCGCCTCTAACTTGGCTAGGTTATCTAGGTGCGATCGCTGTAGTATTTGGCTCTATGGTAATTTCCCTAGGCGCAAACCGTAATCCTTAA
- a CDS encoding ArnT family glycosyltransferase: MKINKWAIAILLWGFLFRATSAIYLNTGFDEAYYYLYTQNLNWSYFDHPPLVALTTGLGVWLTGAVTPFTIRIGGVLLYTGTLIFSYLTSKRLFGDRTATLTLGILTTIPIFQIAFGILTLPDNALMFFWSACLYVAAIEFFPSNDLYDDKPYKPTYRLAIIGLLVGLAFLGKYHGVILGGGLVLFCLLSSRHRRALLSIWTLAAIALFAIAISPVLFWNYQHEFASFRFQSGRAVPSQGYNFERLLVTFLVALGYLFPTFGFPLWWTSFRTLGELLQSSNRKLKGIQSEAPEQENLALEILHQKRLLILCVSMPIFFGFTFMGGFIQILPSWHMPGFFGATLLLGERAALVQIKRPKFIRNWLWGSGMVILPLLLIGLLHVHLGLVQKGGDAAIAGGFWEAKDDPSTQMIDIVQLRQAFVDSPKLKEELQKADFVFSNSFFVAGQIGMAIEPLGKKVTCFDSDLRGFAYWSKAQDFVGKTALFISSEQFMKDERFPDPLVKYQDYFQSLAKITDIPIKRGGQAVQIFPVYRASPMLKPYPRPYG; this comes from the coding sequence GTGAAAATTAATAAGTGGGCGATCGCCATATTATTGTGGGGTTTCCTCTTTAGGGCTACGTCCGCTATCTATCTCAATACAGGCTTTGACGAAGCTTATTACTATCTCTACACGCAAAATCTCAACTGGAGCTATTTCGATCATCCACCATTAGTAGCTTTAACGACGGGGCTTGGTGTTTGGCTCACAGGCGCAGTTACGCCCTTTACCATTCGCATTGGTGGCGTTTTACTTTATACAGGAACCTTAATTTTTTCCTATCTCACCAGTAAAAGGCTATTTGGCGATCGCACTGCCACGCTGACCTTAGGGATTCTGACAACGATTCCGATTTTTCAGATTGCCTTTGGCATTCTTACCTTGCCAGATAATGCATTGATGTTTTTCTGGTCAGCTTGTTTATATGTAGCCGCCATTGAGTTTTTTCCTTCTAATGATCTTTATGACGATAAGCCCTATAAACCGACTTATCGCCTCGCGATCATCGGACTCTTAGTAGGGCTAGCATTTTTAGGCAAATATCATGGAGTCATCCTCGGTGGTGGACTGGTACTATTTTGCTTGCTTAGTTCTCGCCATCGTCGCGCCCTATTGTCCATCTGGACATTGGCAGCGATCGCTTTATTTGCGATCGCGATTTCGCCTGTTCTCTTCTGGAATTATCAACATGAGTTTGCCTCATTCCGATTCCAGAGTGGGCGAGCAGTGCCATCACAGGGATATAACTTTGAGAGATTGCTGGTAACGTTTTTAGTGGCTTTAGGCTATCTCTTCCCTACTTTTGGCTTTCCACTCTGGTGGACAAGTTTCCGCACCTTGGGAGAACTATTGCAGTCTAGTAATCGCAAACTTAAAGGGATTCAGAGCGAAGCGCCAGAACAAGAAAATCTTGCTCTAGAGATCTTGCATCAAAAGCGATTACTCATTCTCTGCGTATCCATGCCAATTTTCTTTGGCTTCACCTTTATGGGAGGATTTATCCAAATTCTCCCCTCATGGCATATGCCTGGATTCTTCGGTGCAACTCTGTTGTTAGGCGAACGGGCTGCATTGGTACAGATCAAGAGACCAAAATTTATCCGCAATTGGCTCTGGGGTTCAGGTATGGTGATTTTGCCCCTGTTGCTAATCGGCTTGCTCCATGTGCATTTAGGACTTGTGCAAAAGGGTGGTGATGCCGCGATTGCAGGTGGTTTCTGGGAAGCGAAAGATGATCCTTCCACACAAATGATTGACATTGTGCAATTACGTCAAGCCTTTGTTGATTCGCCCAAACTGAAGGAGGAGTTACAAAAGGCAGATTTTGTATTTAGCAATAGTTTCTTTGTCGCAGGACAAATCGGTATGGCGATCGAGCCGTTGGGCAAAAAAGTGACTTGTTTTGACTCCGATCTGCGCGGCTTTGCCTATTGGAGTAAAGCCCAAGATTTTGTCGGAAAGACTGCTCTTTTTATAAGTTCCGAACAATTTATGAAGGATGAACGATTCCCAGATCCCTTAGTGAAATATCAAGATTATTTTCAATCCCTAGCAAAAATTACCGATATTCCCATTAAACGTGGTGGTCAAGCAGTTCAGATATTTCCTGTTTATCGTGCTTCTCCCATGCTTAAACCCTATCCTCGACCCTACGGCTAA
- a CDS encoding IS5 family transposase: protein MGYSSSLSDQEWEIIEPLLPKKKKTCPPTWTKRQILDGVFYQLKNGCNWADLPKDLPPYSTVYWHYKQWRASGVLREIMTALHEQVRAQAAKKPKWTTLIIVDSQATKNTCNASTESKGFCSYKATNGIKKNLGVDALGLPFFTLCTKASLSDDKALIEMFAQNIDYFKAKPVNIPKITVMVDHGYHPDKLIPALEAIYPQIMSKIRFKVAPKMSRQEKAELGISGFVVIPMRWIVERSNAWMDRCKSLVKNFDRTLDNANARIHLCFIRLMLKRLAKAS from the coding sequence ATGGGATATAGCAGCAGTCTAAGCGATCAAGAGTGGGAGATAATCGAACCTCTGTTGCCTAAGAAAAAGAAGACCTGTCCACCAACATGGACAAAACGGCAAATATTAGATGGAGTATTTTATCAACTCAAAAATGGATGTAATTGGGCAGACTTACCCAAAGATTTACCCCCATACTCCACAGTATATTGGCATTACAAGCAATGGAGAGCATCAGGAGTACTGAGAGAAATCATGACGGCATTACACGAGCAAGTAAGAGCACAAGCCGCAAAAAAGCCAAAGTGGACAACCTTAATCATCGTCGATTCCCAAGCAACCAAAAATACCTGTAACGCAAGCACTGAGTCCAAAGGTTTCTGCTCCTACAAAGCCACGAATGGGATCAAGAAAAATCTCGGAGTGGATGCTCTCGGTTTGCCATTCTTCACCCTTTGCACCAAGGCAAGTCTGTCCGATGATAAGGCTTTGATTGAAATGTTTGCTCAAAATATTGACTACTTTAAAGCTAAGCCTGTGAATATACCCAAGATCACTGTCATGGTTGATCATGGCTATCACCCTGACAAGTTAATCCCTGCTTTAGAAGCGATTTACCCGCAAATTATGTCCAAGATTCGGTTTAAGGTTGCACCGAAAATGTCTAGACAGGAAAAGGCGGAACTGGGCATATCTGGTTTTGTGGTCATTCCGATGCGTTGGATTGTCGAACGTTCCAATGCTTGGATGGATCGTTGTAAAAGTCTGGTCAAAAACTTTGACAGAACTTTAGACAATGCTAATGCCAGAATCCATCTTTGCTTTATCAGGCTTATGCTTAAGCGTCTCGCTAAGGCTTCCTAG